The genomic segment ACCGCTGAGACTTTCCAAAATGCATCTCACGAAAAGCAAAGTGAAGGAGGTGAAAGACCTTTACATACTAACGAAGCCGGTTTCCTAGATTCCATCAATAGCTTTATCACTTCCTTCAAAACCTTACAGGAAGAGAATGAGAATCTAAGAAATCAAAATACTATGCTACAAGAAAGGTATGAAAAGGTTGTATCTGAGCTTAAAAAAATGAAAGACTTAATCAATTCCTTTGAATTATGATCGTTAGGAATATCTCCTCACTAAAATATTCGTGGGCAGATTTAACTCCCGAAATATATAAGAGCCGCCCGGTTCTTTATCCGAGCGGCTTATTCATCGTGCGTTGACTCCATTGTAAAACAATTGATCGAAGCATGGGAATTTCGTGCAAAGTGTTCAAAATGTCTTTTTTGTTCAAAATGTCCGGTAAATGGGTTCCTCCAACATTTTATTAACAAATAAACTCTAAGGAACTTATGGTACAAAAAAGCCAGTATCCTGTTCATTAAGGATTACTGGATTCAATAAGATAAATTCTTGTTGGAGTACGGCCAAGACATATGTAAAGACGGATATAAGTCTTGGCACAATTCCTATCAATTTAAATGAGAGTCATAAGAGCTAATACTAGCGTCAAACGAATCACTTGGATATTGAAAAGATAGTAGCTGTCTCAAAATATAAGTGCCTCATCTCATCTTCCTGTATTTCAGGTTCCATTTCTTTAAAGCTCTCTGAGTCTAAATCTTCATCGTTAAGGACATGATCTCTCCAAAAAGACAACCCCAATTCAGGAAAGGTATAGGAGAAGCCAAGCAACGCATCGTTATCGCGAGTATATGGTGAAATCTTATCAAGTATCTCTACAAGCTCACTCGCTTTTGTACTAAACACATCAATATCTTTAAAGAGGCAAGTGTAGTATTCTTTTAATGTATTTGTGATGTGTATATGAGTAGCTTTTCCTTCTAAATCATACTCGTACTGAAATAATGTATGAAAAAAATCGCAAGGACGCACACATTTTTCTTGATATGTTCGTACACATTGTACTAACTCCTCTTTGGTCATTCCAAGTCTAAGTGTACCGACTGAACGCCCTTCTTCTATAATTAATTTTCCCATCATATACCCTCCAAAATTATAAATCGGAGCATTTCTCCTCTTTCCTTTTTATAAATACGAAGGAAATTAGAGTAATGCTCCAATGAATAAATATCAATCTAGTTAAACTCCAAAATATTCGTACACCAAGACAGCACCTGCAACTAGGTAGTCGTTGTACTTTTGTGCCAAATTGGGAAATTTACCTTCTGGATCTTCTGCTGCTCTTAAGCCGTCAACTTCAAGTCTCATTAAGCCTTTATAGTCATTTGCCATCAAATACTCTATCTCTTTCGCGCGCCACTCTTTAGATGTAGTACGATTTCCCCAGTTGGGAGTATATTCGTGGTCTTGCTTCATCATTCTAATCGCAGGAAACATGTCGGTGTCATTAAATCCTGCTTCTGTCAGTGCTTTATCCGAGACAATGTGATGTCTTTCTCCACCTAATGGTTGCATACGTTTATAAGTACCAACATCGAAATAATATCTTTGCCATTGAAATTGAGTTTTACCACTTTTGTTGTCATAATTCCAAACTGTTCCATCCTCTAGTACAACTATATCATATTCAAAATAGTCAGATACCGCATTTCTGTCCATCTTCCATTGAAAGACATTCCCGTTTCCTACTTGGAGCGCTCTCAGAGAAGTATTAGCATCAACTACCCACTCTTTACCTTTTTTATTATATTTTCTTATATCAGCGACCACCGAATCAAGCTTATCGCTGCCGACGTTAATTACGTCAATGAAAAACGCATAATCATTTACTGAGTAGTATAGATACCAGACGTTAGCAACCGCCATAGTGTCTTTATTACGTTTGACCAGTATAGTTTCTTCAATTTTAACCTTTTGTGGTTTAGGTTTTTCCAAACCTAATTCACTTGCTATCTCTTCCAATTTTGATTCACTAATGTCAATGTCTCGTAACGCTTCTGGTTTTTCCAGTTCTTCGAGATTTAACTCCTCAGACAAAAGCTCATATTTCTCACTACCACTTTTCAATTCCGCACCATCATACTTCAATAAATGGCCAAATCCTTGGTCTCTAATGAAATCTTCGACATCAGGATGCTCGCCAATTTCACCAGATTTGATTTCCTCTAAAACGGTTGTGCCTTCTTCCTTAGCTGACAGTGTGTTGGTGTAACCCATAACCAACAGTAAGCATAGCAATAAAGACGATATTATTCTTTTGATATTCATTAAACTTACTTCCTTTCGAATGGGATTTGACTTTATTTCTCCTTTCCGCTATGACCTAAAATTTACTATTATGTAAGAAATTATATGTTGTACATGGAATAATTTTACTATTCAAATAACTAAGATTGAGTTTTTAATTGTGACAATTTACAGAACTATTACCCCTCGAATCCTTAACGAAATATATAGCTTTTTACCTATTCCACACGACATTCTCTAATGTTGGTGTTCCCCTTAAAAGAAAAGATCAGCACGCATTGTGCCGATCCTCCCCATACATGGCCCGAGCCATTTTCTTAATAAGTTCCCGCTTGATCTCATTTAAACGTGTGCGGGATACACCAACATGACGAGCTATCATATTCATTCGAACGCCGTCCATAATACATTCCAAAACCGCCCTTTCTTTATCGCTGGTAATTGTCTCTGCTGCCCGATCAACCCGCTGTATGCTTTCCTCCAGCTTTTTCAGACGTTTCCATCGCCGCTCCCGCTTCATAACCTCTCGATTCGTTTTGTCACTGGTTACGCCTTTCCCTCTAGGGAGAGAGGCTTCGATCCCATACGCTCCGACCGTCCCCTCTCCAGCACTCTTTAAATACCCTTTAATACGATCGATCTCACGCAAGCTGAATGAATAATCTCTAATCTCGTCCTCTGTTCGTTGTATCCATTCCATCGCGGGTTCCAAATTCTTATACGAAAGGTGTCCATCATCATGTAAGTCATGTTGGTCGATGTCTGTTTTGTCCCACTCCGGGCAGGTCTCGATTTTACCAACGTGAAGGTTATGGACACTACAGATCGATTTCTTGCCCCATTGAGTAGCGGGACATTTTTCGCAAACACGTTCGATCAGCTTATCGTTCACCTACACCGCCTACCCTTTTCTTGGTTTTAAATGTCCTAGCTCACTACACATTCAACCCTGACAAAATCTTTGTAAAATCCCATAGTTTCATGACCTGTGTCATCGATTCTGAAATAAACATTATCTACTTCGTAGCCTTTTGACCGCAAATACTGAATGAACACTTCTTTAGCTTGCTCCTTGCTCCTTTATAAAGCTCAATGTGCTGGTAGCTTTCATCACATTCACCTCATCACAATTTCTCTTGTGTATCCAGGCACTTTCGATCCGCGCCGCTGGATACATGTAATCAATTTAATTAATCAATCCGTGTTTCTCTTCTGCTTCGATTGCCATTTCATCTTCATGGCCTGACAAGCATCCCAAGGTACAAAAATGATCTACAGATGGCTTTTTGCTTACCAATATCCACTCAGGCTTGTCCGCCACGATCTCTTCATCTCAAAATGCACATTTCATGGTATCTTCCTCCCCTACGAAAATGCCAACTATCTATTGGCATCTTCAATTTCTCGAAGGAGTTTTCCCTCTGGTCGCCAATCGTTGATGTATTCCTTCGCCTTTTCCAAATCAAGTACCCGAGTATTTCGGTATGAGTCAACGTTGAAGTATCCCTTGAAATCCCGCCAAATTGACGAGAATACTTTTCCGCGCAAGCTGCTGTCTTGGTAAGCTTGTCCATCTTTGCCTCCAAGGACCTGTACTGCTTGCTGTCTGGCTGCATTTTGAAGCAAGAGCTGCTGACCGTAGTCAATTGTCTTGCTTTCTTCTAGCCTCTCAACGCGACTTTCGATCTCTTGTTGCTTCTGATCCAGAAAGAAGATCGCTTTTACTTCGGGACTCAATCTAGCATATGCGCTAGGCTTCTCGATAACGCGATAGTAGTCGTCCACAAGCATTTCGTAGGCTTCCCATGCTTCATCTGTGTTCAGTGATTTCGCGTGCAGCCATGCACCTTTTTCAGTCCAGAGGTAGAGCTTGTTGATCGAACCTTGAAATTCACGATTCGCTTCCTTGAATGTCTTCAATTCTTCTCCAGCCAATAGAAAAAAGTGTTTCCCGTTTTGATACCGCCTTTCGTTGTAGTTGAAGTTGTAGCTAATTTTGTCTGATGTTGTTCCATATGATTCTGCCAACTGAGCTGTGGTCAATACCCTTTGACCCCGATAGTCAAGCACCTGTAAGTTACTCACTTCCCCTTCCTCCTTTTCGGAACCACCAGTTTCAAATGCCTCGGCCGTCTTTCTCGAATAGGTTTTGACCTTCCCTTGCTATCCATGAGGTATTGCTCGCCTTTGGGCGTGGTATGGAGCGTATATGTTTGGATTCCGTTTTCAGCAGCCCATTGCTCCATGATTCCCGGCTGTCCTTGTGCTCGCCTCATATCGCTCATCAGGCCCATGTATTCGCAAAGGAAAAAAGTTACATCCCAATTATGGTAGTCCCACAGAAAGTCAAATACCGTTTCAGTTGTCTCGCCAATCGGCTTGTCCCATCCAAGCTCTGCAATTTTTTCTACTGTGTAAAAATAGTCTTTAGTACCCCAGCGGTTACCGTCATATTCCTTTGTAATTGGAAAGATACTCGCAAATCTTCTCGGAGTGACGAGGGCGATAAGCTCCATAATCAGGTATGACAGTTGAAATCGACTTTCCAAGTTATCGACCGACACGCTTCCTAAGCGTCCAAGATATCTCACACCATAAAAGATGGCACGATCAAGAGCCTTTTCCTCGTGTAATGCTACCGGTAATGCTGAAAACAACGACTTGTGATAAATATCGAGTTTTTCCGTGTTTTTCTTATCTGGCCTATGCCCTACTTGCATCAAGGTCCCTCCCAGGAATAATTTGAGTGGATATTGACAAAGATCATTACAACCAATTCGCCTAAAACTCGAGAATTTTACAACCAGACATTCAATATAGGTAACTCATTTCAAAACATCTTTTTCATTGCCGCCACTGCGTTTCCCGCTCCTCTGTTTCATCGTCAATTGTTTGTTGCTTGCCAAAACGATGATCGAGACTCACGAACTTATTGAACTCCTTGAGGAATGCCAGCTCCACCGTTCCAATAGGTCCATTCCGTTGTTTCGCAATGATGACCTCCAAGATGTTCTTATTTTCCGTTGCTCTATCGTAGTAATCATCACGATAGAGAAAAGCGATCAAGTCAGCTTCTTGTTCAATTTGTCCCGATTCACGTAAGTCGCTCATCATCGGCCGTTTGTCCTGCCGTTGCTCTACGCCGCGACTGAGCTGAGAAAGAGCAATCACAGGGGTATCTAACTCCCGTGCCATGCTTTTGAGTGTCCGGGCGATCTCAGACACTTCCTGCTCCCTGCTTCGCCCTGGCTTGTCCATTCTTATCTTCGTTAGGTAGTCAATGATGACCAAGCCAAGCCCTTCCTGTTGCTTCATACTCCGGCATTTTGACCGTAGCTCTCCAAGAGCGATCTCGGGTGTATCGTCTATATAGATGTTCGTCTTGGAGACGATGCCCAAGGCGTGCGTCAAACGAATCCAGTCATCCCCTTCCAGCCAACCGCTTCGTAGCTTCGAGGCGTCAATATTGCCTTCCGCACACACCATTCGCGTCACAAGTTTCCCAGCACTCATTTCTAATGAGAAGATCATGATTGGTTCACTTATACTCTTCGAGGCGTTCTGTGCGATATTTAGCGCCAGAGCTGTTTTTCCGATGGATGGTCGAGCCGCCAGAATGATCAAATCTTGCTTATGAAATCCGCTTGTCATTTTGTCCAAATCAGGATATCCAGACGGAACCCCAACCGTCCTTCCACGCTGCTGAAACGTTCTGTCAATCTCTTCGTATGCCTCCAGCGCAACTTCCCTGATTGGTCTTACAGACCGCTTTTTACCACGTTCCCGAATCTCGGCAGCCAGTTTTTCTGACTGAGCAAGCACTTCATCGACATTTTCATTGTTGAGGCTGTCCTTGTACGCTTGGTAGTTGATTTCAATAAGCTTTCTGCGCCGAGCCTTGTGTAAAACGATCCCTGCATAGTAGTCGATGTTCTCCGCTGTCGGTGTATAGCTGACCAATTCCGTAATGTACGGGACGCCCCCCACGTTATCGAGCGCCTTCTTTTCTTGTAAATGACTTGTTATCGTTACTAGGTCAATCGGATCGCCTTTCTCGTACAAGTCAGCCATGCCTTGATATAGGACTTGATGTCGTGTCCGGTAGAAATCCATAGCTGTTAGCTCATCGATGACTTTTGCAATAGCAGGGGGCTTACAGAAGATCGCCCCGAGTATCGCTTTCTCTGCTTCTTCGCTGTGGGGCATCTCCTGAATATCAATCATGTTTCATCAATCTCCTGTTTAGCTGCTCCGTGTTTTCGATATGCAAGTCAAATCGGCGACTGTCTCCGGTCAACTCTTCCAAAACGCTGGATTCAATAATGCGCTCCATCAAGCGGGTACCCCATCCTTTTTGGCGTTCGTTAAACCTTGCCTCCAGCTCCTTGACCGTAAAGTTTGAACCGTACAGTATGGGGCTTCTGTTCTGTCTACCGTTTAACACTGTGAACAATTCCCCCATTTCCCAATCCGCCGGAATCTCTGCGCCCAGCTCGTCGATGATCAAAACATCTGCAGCTCTGTAAGCGTTTAGGTAATCCCATTTGCCGATCGGTTTGCGAGTATGAGCAATCAAGAGTTTGGCTGTCGTATACACGACACTGATACCATGATTTCGCAATTCTTTCGTCGCCGCCGACAGTAGATGGCTCTTTCCGAGTCCGTTTTCTCCAAATAGGTATATTCCTTTGGCTCCCCACTCCTCGATGCCGCGAGTAAAGTCCTGGATCACCTGAAAGCCACGGATGGTTCCAGGTTCCGTCTTATATTCCGTTAAAGTAGCCCCTATAACCATTTGGTCATCATCGCTATATTCGTGTATTTCTCCGTTGCGCTTGGCTCTCTCAAAACGTTTGATGTCGGCCATTTCCCGCTCCGCTTCACACTTGCATACTGGAGTTACCTGAAACTTTCCGATTACCTCGGAAAATAGCTCTATTGGTTTTAAAACCTTTCCGCAATGGGGGCAGTTCCGCTCACTTGATCCCTGCTTTTCGATACAATTCTTCACGACTTGGTGTAAGGGCTGCCGAATTGGTTCCACTTGCTCCGCCTCCTTTGCCAAAAGCCTTTTGATTCAGATACCCTTCAAACTTTGGTGAAAATAACGTCTCCGGTCGGAGGTATTTAGACCATTCTGGATTGTTCAGCCATTCAGTAGTCTTGTTATCAATAACTCGCATAAAGTCATCTAGTCGGAATCCTTCGTTCCATCGAGCAGTAATAAGCTGCTTTGTTTTTTTACTGGTCGCTCGATAGCTTGTCCCTGCTTTTTGGTTTAGGTATTCAATGATTTCAGCAAAAGGGACATTATCTTTATTACTTAGTAAAGATAAATACTTAGTATTATTAATACTTAGTAGTGTCGGATTTTCCACATCTGGAAACTCCACATCTGGTTTTTCCACATCTGGTTTTTCCTGTTGTGGTTTTATCTCTTCTGGCAACTCCTCTTGTGGTGTTTCAAAAACATGTGTCTCCCATTTGACGATCTTGCCGTTTTCTTTTACAGGGAAGCGGTGCAGATAACCCAACCGCCTCAATTCCTTTAATCCCGTTCTTAGACTGTCCTCACCGTCAGATGCGTGAGTAGCCAATTCCTCTACAAAGAATGTCCAGTCATCGGGAAGCGACAGCATATAGGCGATAATGCCTTTTGCCTTCCAACTCAAACGATCATCATGCAAGGCTGTTTTGTCCATTACAACGAAATTGTCGTTCTTCCTTACCCTGAAAATGCTCAAATCGCGGTGGCCCCCTCTTGTTGCGGTTGTTGATAAAACTTTAAGAACAGTTCATATGCTGCTATTGGACCGTCTTTCTTGTTTACATCGCTAATCATCCGTAATTGATCGATGTGAATTTTGTCTTCTATAACAGCCTCGGTAATTATTTTGATCGCGCGTGCAGATGGATCACCGTCTGCAGCTCTACGACAGATGTCTGCATATCGTTCAGATAGGCTAAGTGCTGTTGTCTTACTCATGCAGATCGCCCGCTTTCTACAGTTTCTGGAGATACCTTCCTGATACGTGCGCGTACTGCTCGATGCATGATACCAAGCAAATCGTCCTGCAAGTATTCGTTACCCATCTTCTCATCCAGCTTTGTGAGAATCTTAATGGATGTTCTACTAAACACGGCTTCGAACAAATCTTCTGGAGTGGTGTAGTCCCGCAACCTCAAACCCAGCTTTTCGCACACTTCATCCATCAAGCCGAGTAGCTTAATGGCGTCAACCGACACATTGCTCGGATTATGCATAAAGCTCCACTCCTTTTCCTTGTTCTTAGCGAAGAAGATCACGCTGTTTGATAGCTATATTTTTGAGCATAGGCACTAGATCACTATTGCTTGACCCTTGAGGAGCAGAAACAATGTATTCTTCTAATTCAGCCAGTGTCATGCACGACACAACTTTTTCCCACCACTCTATGATTGAAAAGCCTTTGTCTGGAACAATAAACGCTGTAACATCCACTCCAACCCCTTTTGACAATTCAAGGATCGACGTAGCTGCCTCTTGAAATATCGTTTCCACCCTATTCCCTCCCTTTTTGAAGGAGGACAAACTTTTATGTATACATATTTGCAACATTCGCTATAATATTTAGTAGCGAGGCTTGTCCTCCGTTGATTCGGCTGTCATTTTCCCTATCCGCCAAGATGAATGGAAATGACTGTATTACCCCATCTGTTCGCAGCAGGTGGTTTTTTCATTTTCTTGCATATTAGCCATGATCAGTAGCCCAGCAAATCCCTCGGCACTGATAAGATTCTGCAACTCAGGATTAGTCATGATATCCATGACCATTTCTGCTGGAGTAGCCAGATTCTTCATCCTCACTCACCTCCTTTCTTCTTTAAGATAAATGTTGTCACCAGTCGACCGTTTCGCCGTTCTGTCCTTTGATTTAACCGATCAACATTCCCTCTCGGCCCCCAAGCACCAGCCTTGTTTAGCAACTCGGACAACCCAACTGGTGCGTCTACCTCAAACCCATCAATTTTTAGCTTTGTAAGCTTAAACTGTGGCACCATCGACTTTGTCCTCTTCCCTCTCGATTACTATTTCGAACCCAAGTGCACTACAAACTTTGTTAATGCTTTCTTCATTCCACCGACGCTTACCTGAAAGCAGATCATAAATGTATTGATTGCTATACCCTGTAGCACGGGCAAGCTCCGTTTTTTTCATGTTGGTTTTTTCTAATGCGGTTAAAACAGCTTTTGTAAAATTCAAGTTGTGTTCACCTCCTTGATCACATTATCAAGCTATTAGCTTTATTTAACAATGCGTAAAATAAAGCAAAATGCGTGATTATCATAGATAATCTCAGCAAATCACGCAAAAAACTTTATTTTGCTCAATTTTCCAGCTATTTGCGTGTTGTGTTATCAATTGCACAGTGATAATCTGTATACAGCAAATAGCTTTATTTAGGAGGAAATATGAGTACTCAAAATAGGATTAGAGAGGTAAGAAAGGCATTAAAAATGTCTGGACCGGAAGTCGCTGCAAGGCTAGGTATTTCAACACAGTACCTATATGACATTGAGAGAAACAAACGAGGACTTAGTGCGGAGATTGCCAGTAAACTGTCGGATATTCTTAAAGTAACTACTGATTATCTAATTGGAAAAACTGATGAAAATTTATATGAACATATAAGCAAAAACCCCGACTCACATGCAGAATCGGAGTTATCTGAGATACCAATTGAGAAGCTAAATGGCTTCAAACTCTCATACAAAGGGACTGTATTATCTAAAGAAGAATCAGAAGACTTGATCAAA from the Brevibacillus brevis genome contains:
- a CDS encoding ORF6C domain-containing protein, with translation MSNLQVLDYRGQRVLTTAQLAESYGTTSDKISYNFNYNERRYQNGKHFFLLAGEELKTFKEANREFQGSINKLYLWTEKGAWLHAKSLNTDEAWEAYEMLVDDYYRVIEKPSAYARLSPEVKAIFFLDQKQQEIESRVERLEESKTIDYGQQLLLQNAARQQAVQVLGGKDGQAYQDSSLRGKVFSSIWRDFKGYFNVDSYRNTRVLDLEKAKEYINDWRPEGKLLREIEDANR
- the dnaB gene encoding replicative DNA helicase, whose product is MIDIQEMPHSEEAEKAILGAIFCKPPAIAKVIDELTAMDFYRTRHQVLYQGMADLYEKGDPIDLVTITSHLQEKKALDNVGGVPYITELVSYTPTAENIDYYAGIVLHKARRRKLIEINYQAYKDSLNNENVDEVLAQSEKLAAEIRERGKKRSVRPIREVALEAYEEIDRTFQQRGRTVGVPSGYPDLDKMTSGFHKQDLIILAARPSIGKTALALNIAQNASKSISEPIMIFSLEMSAGKLVTRMVCAEGNIDASKLRSGWLEGDDWIRLTHALGIVSKTNIYIDDTPEIALGELRSKCRSMKQQEGLGLVIIDYLTKIRMDKPGRSREQEVSEIARTLKSMARELDTPVIALSQLSRGVEQRQDKRPMMSDLRESGQIEQEADLIAFLYRDDYYDRATENKNILEVIIAKQRNGPIGTVELAFLKEFNKFVSLDHRFGKQQTIDDETEERETQWRQ
- a CDS encoding ATP-binding protein, encoding MADIKRFERAKRNGEIHEYSDDDQMVIGATLTEYKTEPGTIRGFQVIQDFTRGIEEWGAKGIYLFGENGLGKSHLLSAATKELRNHGISVVYTTAKLLIAHTRKPIGKWDYLNAYRAADVLIIDELGAEIPADWEMGELFTVLNGRQNRSPILYGSNFTVKELEARFNERQKGWGTRLMERIIESSVLEELTGDSRRFDLHIENTEQLNRRLMKHD
- a CDS encoding conserved phage C-terminal domain-containing protein; amino-acid sequence: MSIFRVRKNDNFVVMDKTALHDDRLSWKAKGIIAYMLSLPDDWTFFVEELATHASDGEDSLRTGLKELRRLGYLHRFPVKENGKIVKWETHVFETPQEELPEEIKPQQEKPDVEKPDVEFPDVENPTLLSINNTKYLSLLSNKDNVPFAEIIEYLNQKAGTSYRATSKKTKQLITARWNEGFRLDDFMRVIDNKTTEWLNNPEWSKYLRPETLFSPKFEGYLNQKAFGKGGGASGTNSAALTPSREELYRKAGIK
- a CDS encoding helix-turn-helix domain-containing protein — its product is MNFTKAVLTALEKTNMKKTELARATGYSNQYIYDLLSGKRRWNEESINKVCSALGFEIVIEREEDKVDGATV
- a CDS encoding helix-turn-helix domain-containing protein; translated protein: MSTQNRIREVRKALKMSGPEVAARLGISTQYLYDIERNKRGLSAEIASKLSDILKVTTDYLIGKTDENLYEHISKNPDSHAESELSEIPIEKLNGFKLSYKGTVLSKEESEDLIKLMEMTLKRWKS